One region of Equus caballus isolate H_3958 breed thoroughbred chromosome 23, TB-T2T, whole genome shotgun sequence genomic DNA includes:
- the C23H9orf40 gene encoding uncharacterized protein C9orf40 homolog, with amino-acid sequence MAKRRAAEPLRFHVPWKRLLLCDFPEGPPPPPLWIPPPGTSHPGQPLGVPELPRKRKIDAGAMTEPLASPSKRRDGGAPRAPGGAEPEGRGLDTGEPPLQQPPGRPRGPGEEPGRARPPRGSGDDGAGRAEPPQEDWGAAPGQLDEEFWQYNTFQYWRNPLPPIDLADIEDVSEDNLTEAMLQGKNEVVEVDMES; translated from the exons ATGGCCAAACGGCGTGCGGCCGAGCCGCTCAGGTTCCACGTGCCTTGGAAGCGGCTTCTGCTCTGCGACTTCCCGgaggggccgccgccgccgccgctctgGATCCCGCCGCCGGGGACCTCGCATCCCGGGCAGCCCCTCGGCGTCCCGGAGCTGCCCCGAAAGCGCAAAATCGACGCGGGGGCCATGACTGAGCCTTTGGCTTCGCCCAGCAAGCGCCGCGACGGCGGGGCCCCGCGCGCTCCGGGCGGCGCGGAGCCTGAGGGCCGCGGCCTCGATACTGGCGAGCCGCCGCTGCAGCAGCCGCCCGGGCGGCCCCGAGGGCCGGGGGAGGAGCCCGGGCGCGCCCGGCCCCCGAGGGGCAGTGGCGACGACGGGGCGGGGCGAGCAGAGCCCCCGCAGGAAGACTGGGGGGCCGCCCCGGGCCAG ctCGATGAAGAATTTTGGCAGTACAACACCTTCCAGTACTGGAGGAATCCTTTACCACCTATTGATCTGGCAGACATTGAAGATGTAAGTGAAGACAACCTTACAGAAGCAATGCTTCAGGGCAAGAATGAAGTGGTTGAGGTTGACATGGAGTCCTGA